The following coding sequences lie in one Silene latifolia isolate original U9 population chromosome 5, ASM4854445v1, whole genome shotgun sequence genomic window:
- the LOC141655854 gene encoding carboxylesterase 1-like — protein MSLPNAPELYKELHLTPNLNGTVTRSAEHVPTVPPSTTDTTLPAISKDVPVNPDKNTWVRIFLPRDILNTDEKLPILVYIHGSGFVIASPDYPPFHEFCSVAAHHLGAVVVSVKYRLAPEDRLPAAYDDVLETLTWVKDGKDEWVNKYGDFSSCVLMGESAGGNITYHVGLKAAVQSNDFKPLVIKGLVLIQPFFGGLERSGSEIRLENDPVVRLELCDFLWELSLPVGTDRDHEYCNPIRDGGSELVDRVRDLGWWVLFVSCDGDPFFDKSVELAKLLERKGVSVRTMFNEGGRHGMYVGGDRVKRIEFLDFVKKVWP, from the coding sequence ATGTCACTACCAAACGCACCCGAATTATACAAAGAGCTCCACCTAACTCCGAACCTAAACGGAACCGTTACTCGTTCAGCTGAACACGTTCCTACAGTCCCACCCTCGACAACTGACACAACCTTACCCGCAATCTCCAAAGACGTTCCTGTCAACCCTGACAAGAACACATGGGTTCGAATCTTCCTCCCTCGGGATATTCTCAATACCGATGAGAAGCTCCCAATCCTCGTTTATATACATGGGAGCGGGTTTGTCATTGCGAGCCCCGACTACCCGCCCTTCCACGAGTTCTGCTCCGTCGCCGCACACCACCTTGGCGCGGTGGTGGTCTCGGTTAAGTACCGGTTAGCCCCGGAGGATCGTCTTCCTGCTGCGTACGACGACGTTTTGGAGACGTTGACTTGGGTCAAAGACGGTAAAGATGAGTGGGTAAATAAATACGGTGATTTTTCGAGCTGTGTTTTAATGGGTGAGAGTGCTGGGGGTAATATTACGTATCATGTTGGGTTAAAAGCAGCGGTCCAAAGTAACGATTttaaaccgttggtaattaaagGTTTGGTTTTAATCCAACCGTTTTTTGGCGGTTTGGAAAGGAGTGGGTCCGAGATTCGATTAGAAAATGATCCGGTTGTACGACTCGAGCTTTGTGATTTTTTGTGGGAGCTTTCTTTGCCGGTTGGGACTGACCGGGATCACGAGTATTGTAACCCGATTCGAGATGGGGGTTCGGAATTGGTGGACCGGGTTCGGGATTTAGGCTGGTGGGTTTTGTTTGTGAGTTGTGACGGTGACCCGTTTTTCGATAAGAGTGTGGAATTGGCTAAGTTACTGGAAAGGAAAGGGGTTAGTGTTAGAACTATGTTTAATGAAGGGGGTCGACATGGGATGTATGTGGGTGGTGATCGTGTTAAGAGAATTGAGTTTCTTGATTTTGTTAAGAAAGTTTGGCCTTGA